One genomic segment of [Phormidium] sp. ETS-05 includes these proteins:
- the hisG gene encoding ATP phosphoribosyltransferase has product MLTIALPKGSLLKDSIKLLQGSGLDFSAFLDSSNRQLQISDPTGTAQALLVRAQDVPVYVEYGQAHLGIVGYDVLREKTPHVAHLIDLGFGKCRLSVAVKETSPYRRALELPAHGRVASKFVHCAREFFHNLDLPVEIVPLYGSVELGPITGMSEAIVDLVSTGRTLKENGLIEIEVLFESTARLIAHPLSYRLDVGGLDSLVAQLRTAVMAVA; this is encoded by the coding sequence ATGCTGACGATCGCACTTCCCAAAGGCTCCCTGTTGAAAGATAGCATCAAGCTCCTGCAAGGCTCTGGATTAGACTTCAGCGCCTTTTTAGACAGCTCCAACCGCCAACTGCAAATCTCCGACCCCACCGGGACCGCCCAGGCTTTGCTCGTGCGCGCCCAAGACGTGCCCGTATATGTAGAATACGGCCAAGCCCACCTCGGTATCGTCGGTTACGACGTATTGCGGGAAAAAACCCCCCACGTCGCCCATTTAATTGACCTCGGTTTCGGAAAATGCAGGCTCTCCGTCGCCGTAAAAGAAACCAGTCCCTATCGGCGAGCCCTAGAACTACCAGCCCACGGACGGGTTGCCTCCAAATTCGTCCACTGCGCCCGGGAATTCTTTCACAATTTAGACCTCCCAGTAGAAATCGTCCCCCTCTACGGTTCCGTAGAACTCGGTCCTATCACCGGGATGTCCGAGGCAATTGTCGATTTAGTCTCCACCGGGCGCACCCTGAAAGAAAACGGACTGATAGAAATCGAGGTACTATTTGAAAGCACAGCCCGACTGATTGCCCATCCCCTGAGTTATCGTCTCGATGTGGGGGGATTAGATAGTTTAGTCGCCCAGCTCAGAACCGCCGTAATGGCGGTAGCTTAA
- a CDS encoding serpin family protein — protein sequence MRMEKHKQFRGKISLLQLALLAILAVGLLSCSQQVTPGDVAQPQEVTPTSAASPKSPVATATPNQMTKELAAAYNRFGFNLFTRLQQEESQKNLFISPTSISTALAMVYNGAKGETQQAIDNTLSLQGISLADLNQGNVALKASLETGDEKVAINIANSLWLGKNASFLPDFIQRVRESYQAKISTLDFANKQAAATAINDWVKEQTQGKIEQIVDEVDPDTIAFLVNAIYFKGKWSEQFNPADTMEMPFTLLDGSQKQHPMMSQSGQYAYYDNEQFQAVALPYGEGRWSFYVFLPKPGVSLDKFYETLTADNWEKWMQQLSYKPGNITLPRFKMEYDITLNDTLKAMGMEVAFDRNKADFSGMTEAKAAIDKVQHKTFVEVNEEGTEAAAVTSVGIVGASLPPPPFEMVVDRPFFAAIRDRETGTILFMGSIVNPE from the coding sequence ATGAGAATGGAGAAACACAAGCAGTTTAGGGGTAAAATTAGTTTACTCCAATTAGCATTACTGGCAATATTGGCAGTGGGATTATTATCTTGCAGCCAGCAAGTCACTCCTGGAGATGTAGCGCAACCACAGGAGGTTACTCCCACATCTGCAGCCAGTCCAAAATCCCCAGTAGCTACCGCTACTCCCAATCAGATGACCAAAGAATTAGCCGCAGCCTACAACCGGTTTGGATTTAATTTATTTACTCGTCTGCAACAGGAGGAAAGTCAAAAAAACTTGTTTATTTCCCCCACCAGCATTAGCACCGCCTTGGCAATGGTGTATAATGGGGCTAAGGGAGAAACTCAACAGGCAATAGATAATACTTTATCCCTGCAAGGGATAAGTTTAGCCGACCTGAACCAGGGCAATGTGGCTCTGAAAGCATCTCTGGAAACTGGGGATGAAAAAGTCGCGATAAATATTGCAAATTCCCTCTGGTTGGGCAAAAACGCCTCTTTTTTGCCAGATTTTATCCAGCGAGTGAGGGAAAGCTACCAAGCGAAAATCAGCACGTTAGATTTTGCCAATAAGCAAGCAGCCGCCACCGCGATTAATGATTGGGTGAAAGAACAAACCCAGGGCAAAATTGAGCAGATAGTTGATGAAGTTGACCCGGATACTATAGCTTTTCTGGTCAATGCAATTTATTTTAAAGGAAAATGGAGCGAACAATTTAATCCTGCTGACACGATGGAAATGCCATTTACTTTGCTAGATGGCAGCCAGAAGCAACACCCGATGATGTCTCAGTCGGGACAATACGCTTATTATGATAATGAGCAGTTTCAGGCAGTAGCTCTTCCTTACGGCGAGGGGCGGTGGAGTTTTTACGTATTTTTACCCAAGCCGGGAGTGAGTTTGGATAAGTTTTATGAAACTCTCACGGCGGATAACTGGGAAAAGTGGATGCAGCAGTTGAGCTACAAGCCCGGTAATATTACATTACCCCGGTTTAAGATGGAGTATGATATCACCCTGAATGATACCCTAAAAGCAATGGGGATGGAGGTGGCTTTTGACCGGAACAAGGCCGATTTTTCGGGGATGACAGAGGCAAAAGCGGCGATTGATAAGGTGCAGCATAAAACTTTTGTGGAAGTGAACGAGGAAGGGACGGAAGCAGCGGCGGTGACATCTGTGGGAATAGTGGGGGCGAGTTTGCCACCGCCGCCGTTTGAGATGGTGGTCGATCGGCCATTTTTCGCCGCCATCCGGGATAGGGAAACTGGCACGATTTTGTTTATGGGGTCGATCGTCAATCCTGAGTAG
- the panD gene encoding aspartate 1-decarboxylase, with amino-acid sequence MSTIRLLHAKLHRVRVTDANIEYVGSVTIDSELLALVGILPLQEVEIWNATNGNRLSTYALPGEPGSGIICINGAAAHLCHAGDIVIIAAYEECDRAEVLRHGHQARVVIPDDQNHCQELLYQTLTPGPNGIEFTNSH; translated from the coding sequence ATGTCAACCATCAGACTATTGCACGCCAAACTCCATCGGGTGCGCGTTACAGATGCAAATATCGAATATGTCGGTAGCGTCACCATTGACAGCGAATTGCTCGCACTCGTGGGGATACTGCCCCTGCAGGAGGTGGAAATTTGGAACGCTACTAATGGCAACCGCCTGTCAACCTACGCCCTTCCCGGAGAACCGGGCAGCGGTATTATCTGTATTAATGGAGCAGCAGCGCATTTGTGTCATGCGGGGGATATTGTGATTATTGCTGCCTATGAGGAATGCGATCGGGCAGAAGTCCTCCGCCACGGACACCAAGCCCGAGTAGTCATTCCCGACGACCAAAACCACTGTCAGGAATTACTCTATCAAACCCTCACTCCCGGCCCCAACGGCATCGAATTCACCAACAGTCATTAG
- a CDS encoding amylo-alpha-1,6-glucosidase, with product MAIQFGREICGDLATAAGREWLVTNGCGGYASGTVAGILTRRYHGLLMAALKPPLDRTLLLAKLDETVTYGHHQYPLFANQWATGVIEPPGNNYLESFHLDGTIPVWHFAIADARLEKRIWMQPGANTTYIFYRLQRASQPLTLSLKALVNYRQCHHLAAANHRQMEISPIATGVSIKAFPQAIPFYLFAPGAEIELSHQWHYGFELAIEKQRGQDYQEDHLQVVTFRRILNPGDSLAVVATTDSLVRGDGYTALKARQTYEQNLLKQAESKFAKEKGSKAYQLAKKAPFWVKQLVLAADQFIVSRPLPEGGEGKTIIAGYPWFSDWGRDTMIALPGLTLCTGRVDVARTILQTFARYVDGGMLPNTFGEAGETLFYNTVDATLWYFQAIRAYFEATGDQRLVAELWPVLVDIVNWHCRGTRHRIHMDPKDGLLYAGEPGVQLTWMDAKVGDWVVTPRIGKPVEVNALWYNALEIMAELAEVVGESGREYGDMAGRAAAGFRQFWNAEANYCYDVIHGPLGDDPSLRPNQIFAVSLPHSPLPPQQQRSIVDACARKLFTTHGLRSLSPNHPQYQGIYQGDLVQRDGAYHQGTVWGWLLGPFVIAYWRAYGDLEGAQSFLEPISHHLHNHGLGTLSEIFDGNPPFTPRGCIAQAWTVAEVLRAAALLKIKS from the coding sequence ATGGCAATTCAATTCGGACGGGAAATCTGCGGCGATTTAGCCACTGCAGCAGGGCGGGAGTGGCTAGTCACCAATGGCTGCGGCGGTTATGCCTCCGGTACGGTGGCGGGCATACTCACCCGCCGCTATCATGGCTTATTGATGGCGGCCCTCAAGCCCCCCTTGGACAGGACATTACTCCTGGCCAAGCTGGATGAAACCGTAACCTATGGTCATCACCAATATCCCCTCTTTGCCAACCAATGGGCAACCGGAGTCATAGAACCCCCTGGTAACAACTATTTAGAAAGTTTCCATTTAGACGGCACTATCCCAGTTTGGCACTTCGCGATCGCCGATGCCCGATTAGAAAAACGCATCTGGATGCAGCCCGGAGCTAACACCACCTATATTTTCTACCGTTTGCAGCGCGCCAGTCAACCCCTCACCCTCAGTCTCAAGGCGTTGGTAAATTACCGGCAATGCCACCACCTAGCCGCCGCAAATCACCGCCAAATGGAAATTTCCCCGATCGCCACCGGCGTCAGCATCAAAGCATTTCCCCAAGCCATACCTTTTTATCTATTCGCCCCCGGCGCCGAGATAGAATTATCCCACCAGTGGCATTATGGCTTTGAGCTAGCAATAGAGAAGCAACGGGGGCAAGACTACCAAGAAGACCATCTCCAAGTCGTGACTTTCCGCCGCATCCTTAACCCCGGAGATTCCCTCGCCGTCGTAGCTACCACAGACTCATTAGTCCGAGGGGATGGATATACCGCATTAAAAGCCCGCCAAACCTACGAGCAAAATTTGCTGAAACAGGCTGAGAGCAAATTTGCCAAAGAAAAGGGGAGTAAAGCCTACCAATTAGCGAAAAAAGCACCATTTTGGGTCAAACAACTGGTGTTAGCCGCCGACCAATTTATCGTTTCCCGACCTTTGCCAGAGGGAGGCGAGGGCAAAACAATTATCGCCGGATATCCCTGGTTTAGCGACTGGGGCCGCGATACCATGATTGCCCTTCCCGGCTTAACTCTCTGCACTGGCAGGGTGGACGTGGCCCGCACCATTTTACAAACTTTTGCCCGCTATGTGGATGGCGGGATGCTGCCCAATACCTTTGGTGAAGCTGGAGAAACCCTTTTCTACAACACTGTGGATGCCACTTTGTGGTATTTCCAGGCCATTCGGGCTTATTTTGAAGCTACGGGAGACCAGCGGTTAGTCGCAGAATTGTGGCCAGTTTTGGTAGATATTGTCAATTGGCATTGTCGGGGCACACGCCACCGCATCCACATGGACCCAAAAGACGGTTTGCTCTATGCAGGGGAGCCGGGAGTACAGTTAACTTGGATGGATGCAAAAGTGGGAGATTGGGTGGTGACGCCCCGCATCGGTAAGCCCGTCGAGGTGAATGCTCTGTGGTACAATGCCTTGGAAATTATGGCGGAGTTGGCGGAAGTGGTGGGGGAGTCGGGACGGGAATATGGGGATATGGCTGGAAGAGCCGCCGCTGGTTTTCGTCAGTTCTGGAATGCTGAGGCTAACTATTGTTACGACGTGATCCACGGACCCCTGGGTGACGACCCCAGTTTACGCCCGAATCAAATTTTTGCTGTGTCTTTGCCCCACAGTCCCCTACCGCCACAGCAGCAGCGATCGATCGTAGATGCTTGTGCCCGCAAACTCTTTACCACCCACGGTTTGCGCAGTCTCAGCCCCAACCATCCCCAATACCAAGGTATTTACCAAGGAGACTTAGTGCAACGGGATGGAGCCTATCATCAAGGAACCGTTTGGGGTTGGCTCCTCGGACCATTTGTCATTGCCTACTGGCGAGCCTACGGCGACCTCGAAGGGGCCCAGAGCTTTCTCGAACCCATCTCCCACCATCTACATAACCACGGTTTAGGCACCCTCAGCGAAATATTCGATGGCAACCCCCCATTTACTCCCAGAGGCTGCATTGCCCAAGCCTGGACCGTTGCCGAAGTCCTGCGAGCCGCCGCCTTATTAAAAATTAAATCTTGA
- a CDS encoding DUF433 domain-containing protein: MDRISVAPDIHFGKPCIAGTRITVQSVLELLNEGLSFEVIIQDYYPDLQVEDIRACLRYSNFK; this comes from the coding sequence ATGGACAGAATTTCGGTGGCTCCTGACATCCACTTTGGTAAGCCTTGCATCGCCGGGACCCGCATCACTGTGCAGAGCGTTCTGGAGTTGCTCAATGAAGGACTTTCCTTTGAGGTGATTATTCAGGATTACTACCCTGACTTGCAGGTAGAGGATATTCGCGCCTGCCTGAGATATAGTAATTTTAAATAA
- a CDS encoding metallophosphoesterase, whose amino-acid sequence MYPVLTGSLQVETVTISIPNLPPRLQGTKLVQLSDFHYEGWGLSEKLLDRAIAASNKAEPDLVLLTGDYITKDPTQIHQLAAKLKYLQNRAGIYAIFGNHDIKPPENRDQIADAFTRSGINILWNQITYPLGSGLALVGMADFYSPEFNPQPLLTTIPPTSPASSSPTTPTPLPKCSHIE is encoded by the coding sequence ATGTATCCGGTACTAACAGGCTCCCTCCAGGTGGAAACCGTGACAATTTCCATCCCCAACCTCCCACCAAGGCTGCAAGGCACCAAACTGGTGCAATTATCGGATTTTCATTATGAGGGGTGGGGACTCTCAGAGAAGCTGCTCGATCGGGCGATCGCCGCCAGTAACAAAGCCGAACCCGACCTCGTACTCCTCACCGGCGACTACATCACCAAAGACCCCACCCAAATTCACCAGCTCGCCGCCAAACTCAAATATCTGCAAAATCGCGCCGGAATTTACGCGATTTTCGGCAACCACGACATCAAACCCCCCGAAAATCGCGACCAAATTGCCGATGCCTTCACCCGCAGCGGCATTAACATTTTATGGAACCAAATCACCTATCCCCTTGGTTCCGGTTTAGCTCTCGTAGGAATGGCCGATTTTTACTCCCCAGAATTCAACCCCCAACCCCTCCTCACCACCATCCCCCCCACATCCCCCGCCTCGTCCTCTCCCACAACCCCGACACCGCTGCCGAAATGCAGCCATATAGAGTAG
- a CDS encoding response regulator transcription factor, which translates to MQILLVDDEVELTEALSLALTREGNNVEVAHDGKVGGQLASEKHYDLLILDWMLPRASGLEICQQLRRAGKTTPVLFLTAKDTIDDRVQGLDAGADDYLVKPFELRELLARVRALLRRGTALGVSGATDRLRESDLELDRANQIAYRGGRVIDLSEKEILLLEYFMRHRGQLLTHEQIHTYLWAQDDQPTSNVLAALIRLLRRKIEARGETPLIHTVYGKGYRFGSDSEDKP; encoded by the coding sequence ATGCAGATTCTCCTAGTGGATGATGAAGTGGAACTGACCGAGGCTCTGAGTTTGGCGTTGACTCGGGAGGGTAATAATGTGGAAGTGGCCCACGATGGGAAGGTGGGGGGGCAGTTGGCGTCAGAGAAACATTATGATTTGCTGATTTTGGATTGGATGCTACCGAGAGCGTCGGGTTTGGAGATTTGCCAGCAACTGCGCCGCGCTGGGAAGACAACGCCGGTGCTGTTTCTCACCGCTAAGGATACCATAGACGATCGGGTGCAGGGGCTCGATGCTGGGGCGGATGATTATTTGGTGAAGCCGTTTGAATTGCGCGAACTGTTGGCGCGGGTGCGGGCCTTGTTGCGGCGGGGTACGGCTTTGGGGGTTTCTGGCGCCACGGACCGCCTGCGGGAGTCAGATTTGGAACTCGATCGGGCGAACCAAATTGCCTATCGGGGGGGACGGGTGATCGACCTTTCAGAAAAAGAAATTCTCCTGTTAGAATACTTCATGCGCCATCGAGGACAGCTCCTCACTCACGAGCAAATTCACACCTACTTATGGGCGCAAGACGACCAACCCACCAGCAATGTTTTAGCCGCCTTAATTCGCCTATTGCGCCGCAAAATTGAAGCTCGCGGCGAAACCCCCCTCATTCACACCGTTTATGGCAAAGGTTATCGTTTTGGTTCCGATTCGGAGGATAAACCGTGA
- a CDS encoding Fic family protein, producing MEWQPIEDLPEDWHKWANAELPPLVTVWNEQADRLRSSGEFKTFMERLRREIAIETGIIERLYTLDRGITRLLIEQGINESLIPHGATDRPVRQVVALIKDQEAAVEGLFDFVGGQRTLSTFYMKQLHQLLTQNQDSTEALVPSTGQILRIDLIRGDWKKQPNNPMRADGTIHEYCPPEQVASEMDRLIALHHQHQECNVPPEIEAAWLHHRFTQIHPFQDGNGRLARCLASLVFIQAGWFPLAVTRDDRAVYIQASEQADMGDLSGLVKLFSKNQKQAFIRSLGLSEQILSESRRAKIVIESIADKLKQTQSVNRQRQKVEKYAKILADIAGNRLEEVVAEIQVALQNLLNEVAVFPVIAPDDGSKSHYHRYQLVETAKQLNYYANIRNYHNWLQLVIDGQFSTMILVSFHALGYEYRGILVVSACAYHRYESEGGERNIDDIQPLTDSPFQFSYADEEDSLKERFKQWLEEVIVNGLEYWHNSI from the coding sequence ATGGAGTGGCAACCAATAGAAGACTTACCAGAAGATTGGCATAAATGGGCTAATGCGGAGTTGCCGCCGCTAGTGACGGTTTGGAATGAACAAGCAGACCGCTTACGTAGCTCTGGCGAATTTAAGACCTTCATGGAAAGACTGCGCCGGGAAATCGCGATCGAGACAGGGATTATTGAAAGATTGTACACACTCGATCGGGGAATTACGCGCCTCTTGATTGAACAGGGAATTAATGAATCCCTCATTCCTCATGGAGCCACCGATCGTCCGGTTCGGCAAGTGGTAGCTTTAATTAAAGACCAAGAAGCCGCAGTGGAGGGACTGTTTGACTTTGTAGGAGGACAGAGAACATTATCGACCTTTTACATGAAACAGTTACATCAACTGTTGACCCAAAACCAAGATAGTACAGAAGCCTTAGTCCCATCCACCGGACAAATTCTCAGGATAGACTTGATTAGAGGTGATTGGAAAAAGCAGCCTAACAACCCTATGAGGGCAGATGGCACTATCCATGAATATTGTCCCCCAGAACAAGTAGCATCTGAAATGGATAGGTTAATCGCGCTCCACCACCAACACCAAGAATGTAATGTCCCGCCAGAGATTGAAGCCGCTTGGCTGCATCATCGATTTACACAAATTCACCCATTCCAAGATGGTAATGGAAGGTTAGCGCGATGTCTGGCCAGTTTGGTTTTTATTCAAGCTGGGTGGTTTCCCTTGGCGGTGACACGTGATGATAGAGCCGTATATATTCAGGCTTCTGAGCAAGCAGATATGGGAGATTTATCAGGTCTAGTCAAATTATTTTCCAAAAACCAAAAACAAGCATTTATTCGCAGTCTAGGTTTGTCAGAGCAAATTTTGTCCGAGTCACGACGGGCAAAAATTGTGATTGAGTCCATCGCGGATAAACTCAAACAAACCCAGTCTGTCAACCGGCAACGCCAAAAAGTCGAAAAATATGCTAAAATCTTAGCAGATATCGCTGGTAATCGCTTAGAGGAAGTGGTTGCCGAAATTCAGGTTGCCTTGCAAAATCTGTTAAATGAAGTAGCCGTTTTTCCGGTAATTGCCCCGGATGATGGGAGTAAATCCCACTATCATCGATATCAACTGGTGGAAACAGCTAAACAGTTAAATTATTATGCCAATATTAGGAATTATCATAATTGGCTGCAGCTAGTTATCGATGGTCAGTTTTCTACGATGATTTTAGTTTCATTTCATGCCCTTGGGTATGAATACCGAGGGATATTGGTGGTTTCTGCTTGTGCATATCATCGTTATGAATCAGAAGGAGGAGAGCGGAATATTGATGACATTCAACCCCTAACCGATTCTCCATTCCAGTTTTCCTATGCTGATGAAGAAGATTCGTTAAAAGAGCGGTTTAAGCAATGGCTAGAAGAGGTCATAGTCAATGGCTTAGAGTATTGGCATAATAGCATTTAA
- a CDS encoding TVP38/TMEM64 family protein yields the protein MKLPPKKTLSIIGQIIGAIIVIVDLIFLAKFLPIQEYLRDALQWVESLGTTGIIAFMVIYILATVLFIPGSLLTLGAGVIFKVVLGSVCVFVAATLGATVAFLVGRYLARGWVEKRIAGNEKFQAIDKAVAREGLKIVLLTRLSPVFPFNLLNYAFGLTKVSLADYFFGSVGMIPGTIMYVYIGSLAGDLATLGTPGQATAPDGLTWAIKIIGGVAALAVTVYVTKIAKNALETEIVSGNNDQ from the coding sequence ATGAAATTACCTCCCAAAAAAACTCTATCAATCATTGGCCAAATAATTGGGGCAATAATTGTCATTGTCGATTTAATTTTTCTGGCCAAATTTTTACCCATCCAGGAATATTTGCGCGATGCCCTGCAATGGGTTGAAAGCCTAGGCACCACCGGGATTATCGCCTTCATGGTCATTTACATTTTGGCCACAGTTTTATTTATCCCCGGTTCCCTGCTCACCCTCGGTGCCGGAGTTATTTTTAAAGTCGTTTTAGGTTCAGTTTGTGTTTTTGTGGCGGCAACTTTGGGGGCTACCGTCGCTTTTTTAGTGGGGCGATATTTGGCGCGAGGCTGGGTGGAAAAGCGAATTGCCGGAAATGAAAAATTTCAAGCCATAGATAAGGCAGTGGCCAGAGAAGGATTAAAAATTGTCCTGCTGACCCGGCTTTCCCCGGTGTTTCCCTTCAATTTGTTAAATTATGCTTTTGGCTTAACCAAAGTTTCGCTGGCAGATTATTTTTTTGGTTCTGTGGGCATGATTCCTGGTACAATTATGTATGTGTATATCGGTTCTCTGGCGGGAGATTTAGCGACTCTGGGCACTCCGGGACAAGCCACAGCACCGGATGGGTTGACTTGGGCAATTAAGATTATCGGTGGGGTGGCGGCTTTGGCAGTCACGGTGTATGTGACGAAAATTGCCAAAAATGCGTTAGAAACGGAAATTGTATCGGGGAATAATGACCAATGA
- a CDS encoding NAD(P)/FAD-dependent oxidoreductase, producing MTKNKYDIVVIGGGSGGLVIAAAAAQLKAKVALVEKARLGGDCLWFGCVPSKSLIHASRVAYTVKNAAKLGIYTSPPEIDFAKVMAHVERVQGEIEPHDSPERFRGLGVEVIFGEGRFVDEQTFAVNGENLRARAFAVATGSRSAIPPISGLKDVGYLTNEEVFSLKKCPSSLAIIGAGPIGCELGQAFQRLGSHVTLISSRPQILPKEDPEMAMVLQAQLAAEGVRILYHTRPDRVEVVNGKKVLWMGEQQIAIVDEILLAAGRVPNVESLNLEAAGVRYNEKGILVNEKLQTSNHGIYACGDVIGGYQFTHVAGYEATVVLKNALFLPVSKADYRVIPWTIFTDPEVARVGLSEAEAKQRYGDDVYVLKQDFAGVDRARTEAANNGFAKIITRGNGEILGAHFIGPSAGELIHEVVMAMANKMKVSALTGFIHVYPTLAEVNSKAALGLTKHKYAKNQWLQGILARFFAWRRSW from the coding sequence ATGACCAAGAACAAATATGATATTGTTGTTATCGGTGGGGGTTCTGGTGGCTTGGTGATTGCGGCGGCGGCGGCGCAGTTAAAAGCCAAAGTGGCGCTGGTGGAAAAGGCGCGCTTGGGGGGAGATTGTTTGTGGTTTGGTTGTGTTCCGAGTAAATCTCTGATTCATGCTTCGCGGGTGGCTTATACGGTGAAGAATGCGGCGAAGTTGGGGATTTATACGTCACCGCCGGAGATTGATTTTGCTAAAGTTATGGCTCATGTGGAACGGGTGCAAGGGGAGATAGAACCGCACGACTCGCCAGAAAGGTTTCGGGGTTTGGGTGTAGAGGTGATTTTTGGCGAGGGGAGATTTGTTGATGAGCAAACGTTTGCGGTAAATGGGGAAAATTTGCGGGCTCGGGCATTTGCTGTGGCCACTGGTTCTCGCAGTGCGATTCCTCCCATTTCTGGGTTGAAAGATGTGGGATATTTGACGAATGAGGAGGTTTTTTCTCTGAAAAAATGCCCGTCATCTTTGGCGATAATTGGTGCGGGTCCGATTGGTTGCGAGTTGGGGCAAGCCTTTCAGAGATTGGGTTCTCATGTGACATTGATTTCTAGTCGTCCCCAAATTTTGCCGAAAGAAGACCCGGAAATGGCAATGGTGTTGCAAGCTCAATTGGCTGCGGAAGGTGTGCGCATTCTCTATCATACCAGACCTGACCGGGTGGAAGTGGTGAATGGGAAAAAAGTTCTCTGGATGGGGGAACAGCAAATCGCCATTGTAGATGAAATTTTGCTGGCAGCGGGGCGGGTGCCTAATGTGGAATCTTTGAATTTAGAAGCGGCGGGGGTGAGATATAATGAGAAAGGGATTTTGGTGAATGAGAAGCTGCAAACTTCTAATCATGGGATTTACGCTTGTGGGGATGTGATTGGGGGCTACCAGTTTACTCATGTGGCGGGATATGAAGCGACGGTGGTGCTGAAAAATGCTTTATTTTTGCCGGTTTCTAAAGCGGATTATCGGGTGATTCCTTGGACGATTTTTACTGACCCGGAGGTGGCGCGGGTGGGGTTGAGTGAAGCGGAGGCGAAACAACGTTATGGGGATGATGTGTATGTGTTGAAGCAGGATTTTGCGGGGGTCGATCGGGCGCGGACAGAAGCCGCAAATAATGGTTTTGCTAAGATTATTACTCGCGGTAATGGGGAAATTTTGGGCGCCCATTTCATCGGACCTTCAGCGGGGGAGTTAATTCACGAAGTGGTGATGGCGATGGCAAATAAGATGAAAGTTTCGGCTTTAACTGGGTTTATTCACGTTTATCCCACTTTAGCAGAGGTGAACAGTAAAGCGGCCCTGGGGCTAACTAAGCATAAATACGCAAAAAATCAGTGGTTGCAGGGGATTTTGGCGCGGTTTTTTGCTTGGCGGCGTTCTTGGTAG
- the fni gene encoding type 2 isopentenyl-diphosphate Delta-isomerase translates to MSGETESRKGEHINIVLQQDVAAKGVMAGFERFFLEHMAMPEVDLDEIDLSLTLWGKKLQAPLLISSMTGGTEPAQSINLHLAEAAQALGVAMGVGSQRAAIERDDLTYTYQVRKVAPDILLLANLGAVQLNYGYGIDQARRAVETIEADALILHLNSLQEAVQPQGDRDWCHLYDKIASLAVQLEVPIVVKEVGNGISAAVARRLADVGVDAIDVAGAGGTSWSEVEAHRQPDPIRARIAHSFAGWGIPTALALLEVRREVPELPIFASGGIRSGIDVAKAIALGATLAGSAAPLLEPATNNAQAVYQKFAAVIEELRIAAFCTGSPNLEALRRAKLRRTDTWEIINRN, encoded by the coding sequence ATGTCAGGGGAAACGGAAAGTCGAAAGGGAGAACATATCAACATCGTTCTCCAGCAAGATGTGGCGGCAAAAGGGGTGATGGCGGGGTTTGAGCGGTTTTTCTTGGAACATATGGCGATGCCAGAAGTGGATCTAGATGAAATTGACTTGAGTTTGACGCTGTGGGGGAAAAAGCTGCAAGCCCCGCTGCTGATTAGTAGTATGACGGGAGGGACGGAGCCAGCACAGTCAATTAATTTGCATTTGGCGGAGGCGGCGCAAGCTCTGGGGGTGGCGATGGGGGTGGGTTCCCAGCGGGCGGCGATCGAGCGGGATGATTTAACCTATACTTATCAGGTGCGCAAGGTGGCGCCAGATATCTTGCTGTTGGCAAATTTGGGCGCGGTGCAGCTAAACTACGGTTATGGCATTGACCAGGCACGGCGGGCAGTGGAAACTATAGAAGCGGATGCCTTGATTTTGCACTTGAACTCGCTACAGGAGGCAGTGCAACCCCAGGGCGATCGCGACTGGTGCCACCTCTACGATAAAATTGCCTCCCTGGCGGTACAGCTAGAAGTCCCGATCGTGGTAAAAGAAGTGGGTAACGGCATCAGTGCGGCAGTGGCTCGCCGTCTCGCCGATGTGGGAGTAGATGCGATCGATGTGGCGGGAGCCGGGGGGACCAGTTGGAGCGAAGTGGAAGCACATCGACAACCAGACCCCATCCGCGCTCGCATCGCCCACAGCTTCGCCGGGTGGGGCATTCCCACGGCTCTGGCATTGCTGGAAGTGCGGCGGGAAGTGCCCGAATTACCGATTTTCGCCAGCGGCGGGATCCGCAGCGGTATCGATGTGGCAAAGGCGATCGCCCTGGGTGCCACCCTCGCCGGGAGCGCCGCTCCCCTGCTCGAACCCGCCACCAACAACGCTCAAGCCGTTTATCAAAAATTCGCCGCCGTGATCGAAGAATTGCGAATTGCCGCTTTTTGCACCGGTTCCCCCAATTTAGAAGCGCTGCGCCGCGCCAAACTGCGCCGCACAGATACTTGGGAGATTATCAACCGGAATTAA